The proteins below are encoded in one region of Halodesulfovibrio sp. MK-HDV:
- a CDS encoding anaerobic ribonucleoside-triphosphate reductase activating protein, with the protein MATAWSRVFGFERVSLCDWPGMNASVIFLGGCNMHCPTCHNFNLAWHSDTMDVIPQDAIESYLTKRARWIDGVVITGGEATITPGLADLIKDLGKLGMPVKMDSNGMRPDVLKQLLDEDLVKLFAVDVKGPYQKYPVLTGGTTSPAEAEENLSQVFELAKQYPDKFLFRITKVPVLTDEDIQEAESYLPEGFTLKHQEYVPPRREHAETDSEARRVSGDMVA; encoded by the coding sequence ATGGCTACTGCTTGGTCACGTGTTTTTGGTTTTGAACGGGTCAGTCTTTGCGATTGGCCTGGTATGAATGCAAGCGTCATCTTCTTAGGTGGCTGCAATATGCACTGTCCGACTTGCCATAACTTTAATCTTGCTTGGCATAGCGACACAATGGATGTCATTCCGCAAGACGCAATTGAGTCATACCTGACCAAACGCGCACGCTGGATTGACGGTGTCGTCATCACTGGGGGGGAAGCAACAATTACACCGGGACTTGCTGATCTTATTAAAGATCTTGGCAAGCTTGGCATGCCTGTCAAAATGGACAGTAACGGCATGCGTCCGGACGTATTGAAACAACTGCTTGACGAAGATCTCGTTAAGCTTTTTGCAGTAGATGTTAAAGGCCCTTACCAGAAATATCCTGTGCTTACCGGTGGTACGACATCCCCAGCAGAAGCAGAAGAAAATCTCTCTCAGGTTTTCGAATTAGCAAAACAGTATCCTGACAAGTTCCTGTTCCGCATTACTAAAGTGCCTGTGCTGACAGATGAAGACATTCAGGAAGCTGAGAGCTACCTACCGGAAGGCTTTACGCTTAAGCATCAGGAATACGTTCCCCCAAGGAGAGAGCATGCCGAAACAGATTCTGAAGCGCGACGAGTGTCTGGAGACATGGTCGCTTGA
- a CDS encoding VCBS repeat-containing protein has product MQSVMRTVILAVLMLMLSISVAFAEGAKTFGIVPFSVNGPKTFTYLERAIPQMLSSRLFWKDNFIPVDAIALDGITAPTSNAEAQKALSDAGVDYLIYGSVNIIGDQSSLDVRVADRDGTVWPRSASSSLNDMIPTLQNIAGAINTEVFDRPDARAQAVEQAKNRVNQMNPAITVNQTSANQEVYLNPQFRYAGGSDSENRLRSNALRFAAHGMVVADLTGNKKNEIVLIDKRIVRVFNFDNNTLVPLAEVTPSRRYELLTVRASDLDRDGVKELIVSAMDKDQSSLTFFYALKDGKLVKFAPSIKMLVNVLPLPPTYLPTLIGQKTRKGGTVLTPGVHELAFINGEVVSTRRVAVPKKANLYNFAWVPDEEDGDKVVVLLPDSEKVAVFNSKFNRIVSSPVAYSGSTVSIENDDTMPGLGKDKLLIPSKYYIPMPFVVEDLDHNGKYEVLVNKPISVAAQFFDRYRFFPQGEIHSLQWDGVGLGLQWKTRRIKGGVMAYQIADLDNDGIMDLVVGINTHPGATGFEARKTMVLGYPLDLTKTNANTPASSEFSQEQ; this is encoded by the coding sequence CCATTTTCTGTGAACGGCCCTAAGACTTTTACCTATTTAGAGCGTGCGATTCCGCAAATGCTCAGCTCCCGTTTATTCTGGAAAGATAACTTTATCCCTGTTGATGCTATTGCTTTGGATGGTATTACTGCTCCTACGAGTAATGCAGAAGCACAGAAAGCTCTCTCAGATGCCGGCGTTGACTACCTTATATATGGTAGCGTGAACATTATTGGCGACCAGTCTTCTTTGGACGTTCGTGTTGCTGATAGAGACGGAACTGTTTGGCCGCGTTCTGCTTCCAGTTCACTTAATGACATGATTCCTACCCTGCAGAACATTGCAGGTGCAATTAATACAGAAGTGTTTGACCGTCCTGATGCACGCGCACAGGCTGTTGAACAGGCTAAAAATCGTGTGAATCAGATGAACCCTGCGATTACTGTTAACCAGACATCTGCAAATCAGGAAGTTTATCTGAACCCTCAGTTCCGTTACGCAGGTGGTAGCGATTCTGAAAACCGTCTGCGTTCAAACGCTTTGCGTTTTGCTGCACACGGCATGGTTGTAGCTGACTTGACTGGTAACAAGAAGAACGAAATTGTGTTGATTGACAAACGGATCGTGCGCGTTTTCAACTTCGACAATAACACTCTTGTTCCTCTTGCAGAAGTGACACCATCCCGACGTTATGAGCTGTTAACTGTTCGTGCTAGCGACCTTGATCGTGATGGCGTGAAAGAGCTCATCGTAAGTGCAATGGATAAAGATCAGTCTTCGCTGACATTCTTTTACGCTCTTAAGGACGGCAAACTTGTAAAGTTTGCGCCTAGCATCAAAATGCTTGTAAACGTTCTGCCTCTTCCTCCGACTTACTTGCCAACTCTGATTGGCCAGAAAACTCGTAAGGGTGGCACTGTGCTTACACCGGGCGTACATGAACTTGCATTCATTAACGGCGAAGTTGTTTCTACCCGACGTGTTGCTGTTCCTAAAAAAGCAAACCTGTACAACTTTGCATGGGTACCTGACGAAGAAGACGGCGATAAAGTGGTTGTTCTTCTCCCTGATAGCGAAAAAGTTGCTGTTTTTAACTCCAAGTTCAACCGTATTGTTTCTTCTCCTGTTGCGTACTCCGGTAGTACTGTCAGCATCGAGAATGACGACACAATGCCTGGCCTTGGTAAAGACAAGCTTCTTATTCCTTCCAAGTACTACATTCCAATGCCGTTCGTTGTAGAAGATCTTGATCACAACGGAAAATACGAAGTTCTGGTTAACAAGCCTATTTCTGTGGCTGCTCAGTTCTTCGACCGCTACCGTTTCTTCCCTCAGGGCGAAATTCACTCCTTGCAGTGGGACGGTGTCGGCCTTGGCTTACAGTGGAAAACTCGTCGTATTAAAGGTGGCGTAATGGCTTACCAGATTGCCGACCTCGATAACGACGGTATCATGGACTTGGTTGTTGGTATTAACACCCACCCGGGTGCTACTGGCTTCGAAGCTCGTAAAACCATGGTTCTTGGCTACCCGCTTGATCTTACTAAAACCAATGCTAATACTCCTGCTTCCAGCGAATTCTCGCAGGAACAGTAG
- a CDS encoding ribonucleoside triphosphate reductase — translation MPKQILKRDECLETWSLERIAYAILKALKASGIKDPLLSKRLARKVELKLGAQEIAPQELVQDTIEKVLMESRLYHVAKRFIIYREQRRQLREHKAAYLDIKETINTYLDKADWRVSENANMTHSFQGLMLHLSGTLQARYALEKYPEEVRLSHEHGYFHIHDLSFGLAGYCAGWSLRDLLLEGFNLEGRSSAGPAHHFDAVLGQMVNFLGTLQNEWAGAQAFNNVDTYLAPFIRHDGLTYKQVRQAMQKFIFNLNTTSRWGGQSPFTNLTLDIVPPKHIAKEAIIIGGVLQDSTYGDYVEEMAMINKAFLEVMLQGDHHGRIFSFPIPTYNVTTEFPWETEIGDLLMQLTAKYGVPYFQNFINSDLNPEDVRSMCCRLQMDLRELRKKTGGLFGAGDLTGSIGVVTLNLPKLAYLANNEEDFLDLITEYAELAKDSLEFKRKFIQENLDRGMFPWTSRYLKNGFKAHFSTIGIIGGHEACLNLLGRGIETEGGVRLMQRVLNHLRDLTSGYQEETGTLYNLEATPAEGTSYRLARLDKKLYADIAASGNGTPYYTNSTALPVGATEDVFAALEHQDMLQPLFTGGTVFHTYLGEAVADHAALKKFIVKAFTKTKLPYISITPTFSVCKDHGYIAGEHFSCPTCDADTEVYTRIVGYYRPVSQWNKGKQMEYDDRVCYNSAPVDTGANVKPAVVEEAV, via the coding sequence ATGCCGAAACAGATTCTGAAGCGCGACGAGTGTCTGGAGACATGGTCGCTTGAGCGAATTGCATATGCAATCCTCAAGGCACTTAAAGCTAGCGGAATTAAAGATCCGCTTCTTTCAAAGAGACTTGCCCGAAAAGTTGAGCTAAAACTCGGAGCGCAAGAAATCGCGCCACAGGAATTGGTACAGGACACCATTGAGAAAGTGTTAATGGAGTCTCGCCTGTACCACGTTGCAAAACGGTTCATCATCTACCGCGAACAACGCAGACAGTTACGCGAGCATAAAGCCGCGTATCTGGACATCAAAGAGACCATCAATACCTATCTGGATAAAGCAGATTGGCGTGTAAGCGAAAACGCAAACATGACTCACTCATTCCAAGGGCTCATGCTGCACCTTTCCGGAACATTGCAAGCCAGATATGCATTGGAAAAATACCCGGAAGAAGTACGGCTGTCACATGAGCACGGCTACTTCCATATCCACGATCTTTCTTTCGGCCTTGCAGGATACTGCGCAGGCTGGAGTCTCCGAGATCTCCTGCTTGAAGGCTTCAACCTTGAAGGTCGTTCAAGCGCTGGACCTGCTCACCATTTTGACGCTGTTCTCGGTCAAATGGTTAACTTCCTCGGTACGCTTCAAAATGAATGGGCTGGTGCTCAGGCGTTCAACAACGTCGACACCTACCTCGCACCATTCATTCGGCATGATGGCCTTACGTACAAGCAAGTGCGACAGGCCATGCAGAAATTTATATTCAATCTGAACACCACGTCACGTTGGGGCGGCCAAAGTCCGTTCACCAACCTTACTCTTGACATTGTGCCTCCAAAACACATTGCGAAAGAAGCTATTATCATCGGCGGTGTTCTTCAGGATTCAACATACGGCGACTACGTTGAAGAAATGGCTATGATCAACAAGGCATTCCTCGAAGTAATGCTTCAAGGCGATCACCACGGCCGTATTTTCTCGTTCCCAATTCCGACATACAACGTCACCACAGAGTTCCCTTGGGAAACTGAAATCGGTGATTTACTTATGCAGCTGACAGCCAAGTATGGTGTTCCGTACTTCCAGAACTTCATCAACTCTGATCTGAATCCGGAAGATGTTCGTTCCATGTGCTGCCGTCTGCAAATGGATCTGCGTGAGTTACGCAAAAAAACCGGCGGCCTCTTCGGCGCGGGCGACCTCACAGGTTCTATCGGCGTTGTAACGCTCAACCTGCCTAAGCTGGCATACCTTGCAAACAACGAAGAAGACTTCCTCGATCTTATCACTGAATACGCAGAGCTTGCTAAAGATTCCTTAGAGTTCAAACGCAAATTCATTCAGGAAAACCTTGATCGCGGCATGTTCCCTTGGACTTCCCGATACCTCAAGAATGGTTTTAAAGCACACTTCTCCACCATCGGTATCATCGGTGGGCACGAAGCATGCCTCAACCTTCTCGGTAGAGGTATCGAGACAGAAGGCGGAGTTCGCCTCATGCAGCGTGTGCTGAATCATCTTCGTGATCTGACATCAGGTTACCAAGAAGAGACAGGAACCCTTTACAACCTTGAAGCAACCCCTGCTGAGGGTACAAGCTACCGTCTCGCACGTCTCGACAAAAAACTGTACGCAGACATCGCAGCATCAGGTAACGGTACTCCGTACTACACCAACTCAACGGCGCTGCCTGTAGGTGCAACAGAAGACGTATTTGCAGCGCTTGAGCATCAGGACATGCTGCAACCACTCTTCACCGGTGGTACTGTGTTCCACACATATCTCGGCGAAGCTGTGGCAGACCACGCAGCGTTGAAAAAATTCATCGTTAAAGCGTTTACCAAAACAAAGTTACCGTACATCTCCATCACACCGACATTCTCCGTGTGCAAAGATCACGGGTACATTGCCGGTGAACATTTTAGCTGCCCTACATGTGACGCAGATACCGAAGTATACACTCGTATCGTCGGCTACTACCGACCGGTCTCACAATGGAACAAAGGTAAGCAGATGGAATACGACGACCGCGTTTGCTACAACAGCGCGCCAGTTGATACCGGTGCTAATGTTAAGCCTGCTGTAGTGGAAGAGGCTGTTTAG